A genome region from Sphingomonas sp. BGYR3 includes the following:
- the ccmD gene encoding heme exporter protein CcmD, producing the protein MNPWPFVIAAYGVVMLGVVALSLASWRAMRRAERASDAMKDRR; encoded by the coding sequence ATGAACCCCTGGCCATTCGTGATCGCCGCCTATGGCGTGGTGATGCTGGGCGTCGTTGCCCTGTCGCTGGCCAGCTGGCGCGCGATGCGCCGGGCCGAGCGGGCATCGGATGCAATGAAGGACCGGCGATGA
- a CDS encoding 2OG-Fe(II) oxygenase, protein MNDLAPLHLGSGYPAQPVIARITAQSGVQRVPSPKLDLFQMRGFLERDLCTVLMAMIDRDRRPSTISDDNGDAAFRTSETCDLAADAPAVMEVERRITAFSGIDPAHGEPLQGQRYAVGQEFKAHTDYFEPTGVDFDRFCSVAGNRTWTVMIYLNEPDAGGATRFKSIDKIVQPETGKLLAWNNLRADGSPNAATLHHGMKVRAGTKYVLTKWFRERPWG, encoded by the coding sequence ATGAACGACCTGGCGCCCCTTCATCTCGGTTCCGGCTATCCGGCACAGCCCGTCATCGCCCGGATCACCGCCCAGTCCGGCGTTCAGCGCGTGCCCAGCCCAAAGCTGGACCTGTTCCAGATGCGCGGGTTTCTGGAACGCGATCTGTGCACCGTTCTGATGGCGATGATCGACCGCGATCGCCGCCCGTCGACGATCAGCGACGACAATGGCGACGCTGCCTTTCGCACCAGCGAAACCTGCGATCTGGCCGCCGATGCCCCCGCGGTGATGGAGGTGGAGCGGCGGATTACCGCCTTTAGCGGGATCGACCCCGCCCATGGCGAACCGCTTCAGGGACAGCGATACGCCGTGGGGCAGGAGTTCAAGGCGCATACCGATTATTTCGAGCCGACCGGCGTAGATTTCGACCGGTTCTGCTCGGTCGCGGGCAATCGCACCTGGACCGTCATGATCTATCTGAACGAACCCGATGCGGGCGGGGCCACCCGCTTCAAATCCATCGACAAGATCGTTCAGCCCGAAACCGGAAAACTGCTCGCGTGGAACAATCTGCGCGCCGATGGCAGCCCCAATGCCGCCACGCTGCATCATGGAATGAAAGTGCGGGCGGGCACCAAATATGTGCTGACCAAATGGTTCCGCGAACGCCCCTGGGGGTAA
- a CDS encoding tetratricopeptide repeat protein has protein sequence MMGWVILTALLVVAALVLWRARVSGGVLRLALAALMLGAAGYALQGRPSLTGSPTEAQRATRPMDPGQLALRRSMFGQFVFSDQYFIASDAMLRTGKTEAAAKVLLSGLQQSPRDPALWAGLGLALQEHDGNALSPPARRAFARAVQLGPDQPGVWFYLGLAHVRAGDFVRARGAWARAARLARPGSDASQSIMTRLVLLDGVLASQPGAEGATAPRR, from the coding sequence ATGATGGGCTGGGTGATCCTGACGGCCCTGCTGGTCGTCGCCGCGCTTGTCCTGTGGCGCGCGCGCGTGTCCGGCGGCGTGCTGCGGCTGGCGCTGGCGGCGCTGATGCTGGGCGCGGCGGGATATGCGCTGCAGGGGCGGCCGTCGCTGACCGGCAGTCCGACCGAGGCACAGCGGGCGACCCGCCCGATGGACCCCGGCCAGCTGGCGCTGCGGCGGTCGATGTTCGGGCAGTTCGTGTTTTCCGACCAGTATTTCATCGCATCCGACGCCATGCTGCGGACCGGCAAGACCGAGGCGGCGGCCAAGGTGCTGCTGAGCGGATTGCAGCAATCGCCGCGCGATCCCGCGCTGTGGGCCGGGCTTGGCCTCGCGTTGCAGGAGCATGACGGCAACGCGCTGTCCCCGCCGGCGCGCCGCGCCTTTGCCCGTGCGGTGCAGCTTGGCCCGGACCAGCCGGGCGTGTGGTTCTATCTGGGCCTGGCCCATGTCCGCGCGGGCGATTTTGTGCGGGCGCGGGGGGCATGGGCGCGTGCGGCCCGGCTGGCGCGGCCGGGCAGTGATGCCAGCCAGTCGATCATGACCCGGCTGGTGCTGCTGGACGGTGTGCTGGCCAGCCAGCCCGGGGCGGAAGGCGCGACCGCCCCCCGCCGCTGA
- the ccmC gene encoding heme ABC transporter permease CcmC, whose translation MHALANPARFLRIARPLTPVLFWLGLALILVGAGAGLFVTPPDYLQGDSVRILYIHVPAAWLGMGGWTGIAVSSLCYLIWRHPLAALSARAVAAPGALFAALCLITGSIWGRPTWGTWWEWDGRLTSMLILFFVYLGWIALERGDAERGGDGRIPALFGVAGTVLLPVIKYSVTWWNTLHQPASITLTRNSIDDSLLWPLWLTVLGFSLWFGAIVLIRMRAYLAEARVEARMRRMAAA comes from the coding sequence ATGCACGCCCTAGCCAATCCAGCCCGTTTCCTGCGTATCGCCCGGCCGTTGACGCCGGTGCTGTTCTGGCTGGGTCTTGCGCTGATTCTGGTCGGGGCCGGGGCCGGGCTGTTCGTGACGCCGCCCGATTACCTGCAGGGGGATAGCGTCCGCATCCTGTACATCCATGTGCCCGCCGCGTGGCTGGGCATGGGTGGATGGACGGGCATTGCGGTGTCCAGCCTGTGCTATCTGATCTGGCGGCATCCGCTGGCCGCGCTGTCGGCGCGGGCGGTTGCCGCGCCCGGTGCGCTGTTCGCTGCATTGTGCCTGATCACCGGCTCGATCTGGGGTCGGCCGACCTGGGGCACGTGGTGGGAATGGGACGGGCGGCTGACCAGCATGCTGATCCTGTTCTTTGTCTATCTGGGCTGGATCGCGCTGGAACGCGGCGATGCCGAGCGCGGCGGCGATGGGCGCATCCCCGCCCTGTTCGGCGTGGCGGGGACCGTGTTGCTGCCGGTCATCAAATATTCCGTCACCTGGTGGAACACGCTGCATCAGCCGGCCAGCATCACGCTGACCCGCAACAGCATCGACGACAGCCTGTTATGGCCGCTGTGGCTGACCGTTCTGGGCTTTTCGCTCTGGTTCGGCGCGATCGTGCTGATCCGGATGCGGGCCTATCTGGCCGAGGCGCGGGTCGAGGCGCGGATGCGGCGGATGGCGGCGGCATGA
- the ald gene encoding alanine dehydrogenase, producing the protein MRIGVPKEIKNHEYRVGLTPPGVAELTARGHQVVVQTGAGSGIDFADSDYQAAGATIAPDAAAVFAGSDMIVKVKEPQPSEIAMLEARHTLFTYLHLAADKPQAEGLIASGATCIAYETVTSANRSLPLLKPMSEVAGRMSVQVGAHYLEKEQGGRGVLLGGVPGVAPARVAILGGGVSGINAAQMATGLRADVTIYDINNDRLAELDMHFGSQIKTAYASKAAIAAAVKNAHLVIGAVLVPGAAAPKLVTREMLKTMKRGSVLVDIAIDQGGCFETSRATTHDDPVFEVDGVIHYCVANMPGAVARTSTFALNNATLPFVLKLADHGAEAAMRADPHLAAGLNVSGGRIRHQAVADALDLPFEAWA; encoded by the coding sequence ATGCGCATCGGCGTGCCAAAGGAAATCAAGAACCACGAATATCGCGTCGGCCTGACCCCGCCCGGCGTGGCGGAGCTGACCGCGCGCGGCCATCAGGTGGTTGTTCAGACGGGCGCGGGCAGCGGCATCGATTTCGCCGACAGCGATTATCAGGCCGCCGGCGCCACCATCGCCCCCGATGCCGCAGCCGTCTTTGCCGGCAGCGACATGATCGTGAAGGTGAAGGAGCCGCAGCCGTCCGAAATCGCGATGCTGGAGGCGCGGCACACGCTGTTCACCTATCTGCACCTGGCCGCCGACAAGCCGCAGGCCGAAGGGCTGATCGCGTCGGGCGCGACCTGCATCGCCTATGAAACCGTCACCAGCGCCAACCGCTCCCTCCCGCTGCTCAAGCCGATGAGCGAAGTGGCAGGCCGCATGTCGGTTCAGGTCGGCGCGCATTATCTGGAAAAGGAACAGGGCGGTCGCGGCGTCCTGCTGGGCGGGGTGCCCGGCGTCGCTCCGGCGCGCGTGGCGATCCTTGGCGGCGGCGTTTCCGGCATCAACGCGGCCCAGATGGCGACGGGCCTGCGCGCCGATGTCACAATCTATGACATCAACAATGACCGGCTGGCCGAACTGGACATGCATTTCGGCAGCCAGATCAAGACAGCCTATGCCAGCAAGGCGGCGATCGCCGCGGCGGTCAAGAACGCGCATCTGGTGATCGGCGCTGTCCTGGTTCCGGGCGCGGCCGCCCCGAAACTGGTGACGCGCGAGATGCTGAAGACGATGAAGCGCGGCAGCGTGCTGGTCGACATCGCGATCGATCAGGGCGGCTGTTTCGAAACCTCGCGCGCGACGACGCATGACGATCCGGTGTTCGAAGTGGACGGCGTCATCCATTATTGCGTCGCCAATATGCCGGGCGCGGTGGCGCGCACCAGCACCTTTGCGCTCAACAACGCCACCCTGCCGTTCGTCCTGAAACTGGCCGATCATGGGGCAGAGGCCGCGATGCGCGCCGATCCGCATCTGGCGGCGGGGCTGAACGTGTCCGGCGGCCGCATCCGGCATCAGGCGGTGGCCGATGCGCTGGACCTGCCGTTCGAAGCCTGGGCCTAA
- a CDS encoding TonB-dependent receptor — MKNKIAFGSLLLLTSMLVAPAAVAREAAPAADVPGLKTQDMPPPPPAEGEVAQETPQEEVEISAPGAGNVEDIVVVGRFIPNVVRSTPQVVSVLSQADIERTGEGDIAGALQRVTGLSVVGNGFVFVRGLGDRYSSSLLNGLPLPSPEPLRRVVPLDIFPTNVIASALVQKSYSANYPGEFGGGAINLTTRAVPKDSFIQLGGSVGFDTYSTSELGYVYDGGSRDVFGYDDGTRSVPRFVRDAGQNNTGLTPEQATQLTNAQTTLLQENRDIPPNWSGDLSLGTAVDVSDSVRVGLIAGGGISNSFRTRSARQQTAISADGLLASDFTTVTTDNRILVNGLIGLGAEVGEHRFRLTNVYIHDTLKQGILGAGDFDNLGIPGPFAPIPTYIEQYTNWFERQLFTSQFVGELDFDKLQVDFRGSYSNTKRKAPYERFFRYEYTDANGINDYINTLGGTTQTAQIAFSDLNEDLWASAIDFSYDLDLDRPVTLSAGYAFSDAERTASRYQFRYVGPNNATLPIEIGQLRPDFLLSDAIISLYGINLQNISGSGANAAPAYDAGLTVHAVYGQMEAELLDGLRATVGYRYEDAKETVALRTTTGVQPGTNLENSYILPAATLTWNFADSMQLRLHGSKTIARPQFRELAPQLYVDFDSNRQFFGNPNLQDSELLNAEARYEWFFGRDERLTVAGFFKRIDSPIEQIAVLAPGSSTFFTGFSNAPKANLYGGEIEVQKYFPIDSLWSGARILALANYTYTKSELLIGNEPVSNPIFGAPPVAADLVFVNGAPLVGQSDHLINAQLGIENQDSRTQATLLFNYATDRVVSRGPVIDGLRLPDIVERPGIRLDVVVRQGIALGTDREIELKFEGRNLTATRSQEFQSFPNDVRVDTNTFQLGRIFSVSASVKL; from the coding sequence ATGAAGAACAAGATCGCCTTTGGCAGCCTGCTGCTCCTGACCTCAATGCTGGTGGCGCCCGCCGCCGTTGCGCGTGAGGCGGCACCGGCCGCCGATGTGCCGGGCCTGAAGACGCAGGACATGCCGCCGCCCCCGCCCGCCGAGGGCGAAGTGGCGCAGGAAACGCCGCAGGAAGAGGTCGAGATTTCCGCGCCGGGTGCCGGCAATGTCGAGGACATCGTCGTCGTCGGCCGGTTCATCCCCAATGTCGTGCGCTCGACGCCGCAGGTCGTGTCCGTCCTGTCCCAGGCGGACATCGAGCGGACGGGCGAGGGCGACATCGCCGGCGCGCTGCAGCGGGTGACCGGCCTGAGCGTCGTCGGCAACGGGTTCGTGTTCGTCCGCGGCCTTGGCGACCGTTACTCCTCGTCCCTGCTCAACGGCCTGCCGCTACCCAGCCCGGAACCGCTGCGCCGCGTGGTGCCGCTCGACATCTTTCCGACCAACGTCATTGCATCGGCGCTGGTCCAGAAAAGCTATTCGGCGAACTATCCCGGCGAATTCGGCGGCGGCGCGATCAACCTGACCACCCGCGCGGTGCCCAAGGACAGTTTCATCCAGCTGGGCGGCTCCGTCGGCTTCGACACCTATTCGACCAGCGAGCTTGGCTATGTCTATGACGGCGGGTCGCGCGATGTGTTCGGATATGATGACGGGACGCGCAGCGTGCCGCGGTTCGTGCGCGATGCCGGACAGAACAATACCGGCCTGACCCCGGAACAGGCGACGCAGCTGACCAACGCGCAGACGACGCTGTTGCAGGAAAACCGCGACATTCCGCCCAACTGGTCGGGCGATCTGTCGCTGGGCACGGCCGTGGACGTCAGCGATAGCGTTCGTGTCGGCCTGATCGCCGGGGGCGGCATTTCCAACAGTTTCCGCACCCGTTCCGCCCGTCAGCAGACGGCGATTTCCGCCGACGGCCTGCTGGCCAGCGATTTCACCACGGTGACGACCGACAACCGCATCCTGGTCAACGGCCTGATCGGGCTGGGCGCGGAAGTGGGCGAACACCGGTTCCGCCTCACCAACGTCTATATCCACGACACGCTGAAGCAGGGCATCCTGGGCGCGGGCGATTTCGACAATCTGGGCATTCCCGGTCCGTTCGCGCCGATCCCGACCTATATCGAGCAATATACCAACTGGTTCGAGCGCCAGCTGTTCACCAGCCAGTTCGTAGGCGAGCTGGATTTCGACAAGCTGCAGGTCGATTTTCGCGGATCTTATTCGAATACCAAGCGCAAGGCGCCGTATGAGCGGTTCTTCCGCTATGAATATACCGATGCCAATGGCATCAACGATTACATCAACACGCTGGGCGGCACGACGCAGACCGCGCAGATCGCGTTCAGCGACCTCAATGAGGACCTTTGGGCCAGCGCGATCGATTTCAGCTATGATCTGGACCTGGATCGCCCGGTCACGCTGTCGGCCGGATATGCGTTCAGCGATGCCGAGCGTACGGCCAGCCGCTATCAGTTCCGCTATGTCGGCCCGAACAACGCGACGCTGCCGATCGAGATCGGCCAGTTGCGGCCCGACTTCCTGCTATCGGATGCGATCATCAGCCTGTACGGCATCAACCTTCAGAACATCTCCGGCTCCGGCGCCAATGCTGCGCCCGCCTATGACGCGGGGCTGACGGTTCATGCGGTCTATGGCCAGATGGAGGCCGAACTGCTCGACGGGCTGCGCGCCACGGTCGGCTATCGGTACGAGGATGCCAAGGAAACGGTGGCGCTGCGTACCACCACGGGCGTGCAGCCGGGCACCAACCTTGAGAATAGCTATATCCTGCCAGCGGCGACGCTGACGTGGAACTTCGCCGATTCGATGCAGCTGCGCCTGCACGGGTCAAAGACGATCGCCCGGCCGCAGTTCCGCGAGCTGGCGCCGCAGCTGTACGTCGATTTCGATTCCAACCGGCAGTTTTTCGGCAACCCGAACCTGCAGGATTCGGAACTGCTGAATGCCGAGGCGCGGTACGAATGGTTCTTTGGCCGTGACGAGCGGCTGACCGTTGCCGGGTTCTTCAAGCGGATCGACAGCCCGATCGAACAGATCGCGGTGCTGGCGCCGGGCAGCAGCACGTTCTTCACCGGATTTTCGAACGCGCCCAAGGCCAATCTGTATGGCGGCGAGATCGAGGTTCAGAAGTATTTCCCGATCGATTCGCTGTGGAGCGGCGCGCGCATCCTGGCGCTGGCCAACTACACCTATACCAAGTCGGAACTGCTGATCGGCAACGAGCCGGTGTCCAACCCGATCTTTGGCGCGCCGCCGGTTGCCGCCGATCTGGTGTTCGTCAACGGCGCGCCGCTGGTCGGCCAGTCGGACCATCTGATCAATGCGCAGCTGGGCATCGAGAATCAGGACAGCCGCACCCAGGCGACGCTGCTGTTCAATTATGCCACCGACCGCGTCGTCAGCCGTGGTCCGGTGATCGACGGCCTGCGCCTGCCCGATATCGTCGAGCGGCCGGGCATCCGGCTGGACGTTGTGGTGCGGCAGGGGATCGCACTGGGCACCGACCGCGAAATCGAGCTGAAGTTCGAGGGCCGCAACCTGACGGCCACGCGGTCGCAGGAATTCCAGAGCTTTCCCAACGATGTCCGCGTCGACACCAACACGTTCCAGCTTGGCCGGATTTTCTCGGTCAGCGCCAGCGTCAAACTCTGA
- the ccmE gene encoding cytochrome c maturation protein CcmE, protein MKAKHQRLALAGLAIVALMGASALALSGLQDQAAFFYAPADAVANPPEPGRAVRLGGMVEAGSIQRQPDGVSIRFTVTDGKARVPVTFSGIAPDLFKEGSGVVAEGSFTGQGSFRATNLLAKHDERYMPPEMASRMKPQDTIAQ, encoded by the coding sequence ATGAAGGCAAAGCATCAGCGGCTGGCCCTGGCCGGGCTGGCCATCGTCGCCCTGATGGGGGCAAGCGCGCTGGCGCTGTCCGGCCTGCAGGATCAGGCCGCGTTCTTTTATGCCCCCGCCGATGCAGTCGCCAACCCGCCAGAGCCGGGCCGCGCCGTGCGGCTGGGCGGCATGGTGGAGGCAGGGTCGATCCAGCGTCAGCCCGATGGCGTGTCGATCCGCTTTACCGTCACCGACGGCAAGGCGCGGGTGCCCGTGACGTTCAGCGGCATCGCCCCCGACCTGTTCAAGGAAGGATCGGGCGTGGTGGCCGAAGGCAGCTTTACCGGCCAGGGCAGTTTCCGCGCCACCAACCTGCTGGCCAAGCATGACGAGCGGTACATGCCGCCCGAAATGGCGAGCCGGATGAAGCCGCAGGATACCATCGCCCAATGA
- a CDS encoding cytochrome c-type biogenesis protein has product MRGMRVAIALAGALIAAPLAAQSDMPQARMANTQLSDPAKEAEAKALMNTLRCLVCQGQSIADSDADMAGDMRALVRQRIAAGDSAEQVRDWLIERYGDYVSYDPPISAATAPLWIAPIVMLIIGVIVAATSFRRKKRA; this is encoded by the coding sequence ATGAGGGGGATGAGGGTTGCCATCGCTCTGGCGGGTGCGCTGATCGCCGCGCCGCTTGCCGCCCAGTCGGACATGCCACAGGCGCGCATGGCCAATACCCAGCTGTCCGATCCCGCCAAGGAGGCCGAGGCAAAGGCGCTGATGAACACGCTGCGCTGTCTGGTGTGCCAGGGCCAGTCGATCGCGGACAGCGATGCCGACATGGCCGGCGATATGCGCGCGCTGGTGCGGCAGCGGATTGCGGCGGGCGACAGTGCGGAACAGGTGCGCGACTGGCTGATCGAACGCTATGGCGATTATGTCAGCTATGATCCGCCGATCAGCGCGGCGACCGCGCCGCTGTGGATCGCGCCCATCGTCATGCTGATCATCGGCGTGATCGTGGCAGCGACCAGTTTTCGCAGGAAGAAGCGCGCATGA
- a CDS encoding heme lyase CcmF/NrfE family subunit, with translation MIAELGLAALWLAAAMALFQLCAAVAGIRLDGRSTVVADQFHAAVRPVAVVQGVLAAISFGALIWLFAVTDLSVLIVAENSHTAKPMLYKIAGAWGNHEGSMLLWVTVLAVAGGAIAIIERRLSKPMLTATLGAQAAIALGFYAFILFASNAFARMNPAAPEGLGLNPLLQDPGLAFHPPTLYIGYVGLSVAFSFAIGALVVRDVGPAFARAMRPWILIAWIFLTLGITAGSYWAYYELGWGGWWFWDPVENASLMPWLAATALLHSVNVLAARDGLRSWTVMLAVIAFSMSMLGTFLVRSGILTSVHAFAVDPERGTFILVLLGLYIGGALALFALRIGTVRQGATFELLSREGGLVLNNLLLSVILGIVLIGTLYPIAAAAMGQQLSVGPPFFNKSTAPIALVLMAGMAIGPMLRWRSDDQARVTRKLFAPVLAICVTAAATWLMAPGAGWAAIAGLALAAGLAVGSVQPLIVSNWRRLPMATVGMAIAHLGVAVSVAGMASEGAFTQEKLVAAAPGERISVGPFSVTFDGIQPVVGRNWSAIEAKLTIQRGEAGKPFILRPQQRFFASPPTETAEAAISTLTDGQLYAVIGKDDGSGRAQIRLWWKPWVTLIWFGGGMIAFGGALALLGRVWRERRQWLARRAREAMA, from the coding sequence ATGATCGCAGAACTGGGTCTGGCCGCGCTGTGGCTGGCGGCGGCAATGGCGCTGTTTCAGCTGTGCGCCGCAGTGGCGGGCATCCGCCTGGACGGACGCAGCACGGTGGTGGCGGATCAGTTTCACGCAGCCGTCCGCCCCGTCGCGGTGGTTCAGGGCGTGCTGGCCGCGATCAGTTTCGGTGCGCTGATCTGGCTGTTCGCGGTCACCGACCTGTCGGTGCTGATCGTGGCGGAAAACAGCCATACGGCCAAGCCGATGCTGTACAAGATCGCCGGCGCATGGGGCAATCACGAAGGGTCGATGCTCCTGTGGGTGACCGTGCTGGCGGTGGCCGGCGGCGCGATCGCGATCATCGAGCGGCGGTTGAGCAAGCCGATGCTGACCGCGACGCTGGGTGCGCAGGCGGCCATCGCGCTTGGCTTTTATGCCTTTATCCTGTTCGCCTCCAACGCCTTTGCCCGGATGAACCCCGCCGCGCCGGAGGGGCTGGGCCTGAACCCGCTGTTGCAGGACCCCGGCCTCGCCTTTCACCCGCCCACCCTGTACATCGGTTATGTCGGCCTGTCGGTCGCCTTTTCCTTTGCCATCGGCGCGCTGGTCGTCCGGGATGTCGGGCCGGCCTTTGCCCGCGCGATGCGGCCCTGGATCCTGATCGCGTGGATTTTCCTGACGCTGGGCATCACGGCGGGCAGCTATTGGGCCTATTACGAGCTGGGCTGGGGCGGCTGGTGGTTCTGGGACCCGGTGGAGAATGCCTCGCTGATGCCGTGGCTTGCGGCGACGGCGCTGCTGCATTCGGTCAATGTGCTGGCGGCGCGGGACGGTCTTAGGTCATGGACGGTGATGCTGGCAGTCATCGCCTTTTCCATGTCGATGCTTGGCACGTTCCTGGTGCGGTCGGGCATCCTGACCAGCGTCCATGCCTTTGCCGTCGATCCTGAGCGGGGCACGTTCATCCTGGTGCTGCTGGGCCTCTATATCGGCGGTGCGCTGGCGCTGTTCGCGCTGCGCATCGGGACGGTGCGGCAGGGTGCGACGTTCGAATTGCTCAGCCGCGAAGGCGGGCTGGTGTTGAACAACCTGTTGCTCAGCGTGATCCTGGGCATCGTGCTGATCGGCACGCTGTATCCGATTGCTGCGGCAGCGATGGGCCAGCAGCTGTCGGTTGGCCCGCCCTTTTTCAACAAATCGACGGCGCCTATCGCGCTGGTGCTGATGGCGGGCATGGCGATCGGGCCGATGCTGCGCTGGCGCAGCGACGATCAGGCGCGGGTGACGCGCAAGCTGTTCGCGCCGGTGCTGGCGATCTGTGTCACGGCGGCGGCGACATGGCTGATGGCGCCGGGCGCGGGCTGGGCGGCGATTGCGGGCCTTGCGCTGGCCGCGGGGCTGGCGGTGGGCAGCGTCCAGCCGCTGATCGTGTCCAACTGGCGGCGTCTGCCGATGGCGACGGTCGGCATGGCGATCGCGCATCTGGGCGTTGCCGTCAGCGTGGCCGGCATGGCCAGCGAAGGCGCGTTCACGCAGGAAAAGCTGGTTGCAGCAGCGCCGGGGGAGCGGATTTCCGTGGGGCCGTTCAGCGTGACCTTTGACGGCATCCAGCCGGTGGTGGGCCGCAACTGGTCCGCCATCGAGGCCAAGCTGACCATCCAGCGGGGCGAGGCGGGCAAGCCGTTCATTCTGCGCCCGCAGCAGCGGTTCTTTGCCTCCCCGCCGACCGAAACGGCCGAGGCGGCGATCAGCACCCTGACCGACGGACAGCTTTATGCCGTGATCGGCAAGGATGATGGATCGGGCCGGGCGCAGATCCGGCTGTGGTGGAAACCCTGGGTCACGCTGATCTGGTTCGGCGGCGGCATGATCGCCTTTGGCGGAGCGCTGGCGCTGCTCGGCCGGGTGTGGCGCGAACGCCGGCAATGGCTGGCCCGCCGTGCGCGTGAGGCGATGGCATGA
- a CDS encoding Glu/Leu/Phe/Val dehydrogenase dimerization domain-containing protein, with the protein MPTDWGFPDFDDHEGVHLVTDRESGLTAVIAVHSTALGPAAGGVRFWHYADHGAAITDALRLSRGMSYKNAMAGLPMGGGKGVILANAERAKSPELLAAFGRAIESLGGRYITAEDVGMSEADMQAIAAETRHVSGLPVGSGAAGGNPGPTTAHGVYLGIRAAARRALGTDDMHGVRVAIQGVGSVGGGVARKLAADGADLILADVDSRRAEALAAELGARTVPTDAILAEEAEIVSPNALGAVLTEASIAALKCKAVAGGANNQLATRADGARLHARGILYAPDYVINAGGIINVALEYLGQGDRAEVDARVTRIPERLIEVWDESARTGQPEAEVADAIARRLIGRG; encoded by the coding sequence ATGCCCACCGATTGGGGATTTCCCGATTTCGACGACCATGAAGGCGTCCACCTGGTCACTGACCGGGAAAGCGGCCTGACGGCGGTCATTGCGGTGCATTCCACGGCGCTGGGCCCGGCGGCGGGCGGTGTCCGATTCTGGCATTATGCCGATCACGGCGCGGCCATCACCGACGCGCTGCGCCTGTCGCGCGGCATGAGTTACAAGAACGCCATGGCCGGACTGCCGATGGGCGGGGGCAAGGGCGTGATCCTGGCCAATGCCGAGCGCGCCAAGTCGCCGGAGCTGCTGGCGGCATTCGGCCGTGCGATCGAATCGCTGGGCGGCCGGTATATCACTGCCGAGGATGTCGGCATGAGCGAGGCGGACATGCAGGCGATCGCCGCCGAAACCCGCCATGTCAGCGGCCTGCCGGTGGGCAGCGGCGCGGCGGGCGGCAATCCTGGGCCGACCACGGCGCATGGCGTCTATCTGGGCATTCGCGCGGCCGCACGCCGGGCGCTGGGCACCGACGACATGCATGGCGTTCGCGTCGCCATTCAGGGCGTGGGCAGCGTTGGCGGCGGCGTGGCGCGCAAGCTGGCGGCCGATGGCGCGGACCTGATCCTGGCCGATGTCGATTCGCGCCGGGCCGAGGCGCTGGCCGCCGAACTGGGCGCGCGGACCGTGCCGACCGACGCGATCCTGGCCGAAGAGGCCGAAATCGTCAGCCCCAACGCGCTGGGCGCGGTGCTGACCGAGGCGAGCATCGCGGCGCTGAAGTGCAAGGCGGTGGCGGGCGGTGCGAACAACCAGCTGGCGACCCGCGCCGACGGCGCCCGGCTGCACGCGCGCGGCATCCTGTATGCGCCGGATTATGTCATCAACGCCGGCGGCATCATCAACGTCGCGCTGGAATATCTGGGGCAGGGCGACCGGGCCGAGGTGGATGCCCGCGTGACGCGCATTCCGGAACGGCTGATCGAGGTGTGGGACGAAAGCGCCCGCACCGGCCAGCCCGAGGCGGAAGTGGCCGATGCCATTGCCCGCCGGCTGATCGGGCGCGGCTGA
- a CDS encoding redoxin family protein: MNRWLIWAPLIAFAALVVLFVAGLQRVPQSIVASKLVGKPVPALALPALIAGKPGLDKPLSGPRLINVFASWCVPCAAEAPQLMALKQRGVTIDAVAIRDTAPAATQFLSDYGDPYRAIGDDRESRFQLSLGSAGVPETFVVDAGGVIRAQHIGPIRDEDVPKLIAALEAAR, from the coding sequence ATGAACCGCTGGCTGATCTGGGCGCCGCTGATCGCCTTTGCCGCGCTGGTCGTGCTGTTCGTTGCCGGGTTGCAGCGCGTTCCGCAGTCGATCGTGGCGTCCAAACTGGTCGGCAAGCCGGTTCCGGCGCTGGCGCTGCCGGCGCTGATCGCGGGCAAGCCGGGGCTGGACAAGCCGCTGTCCGGGCCTCGGCTGATCAACGTCTTTGCCAGCTGGTGCGTCCCCTGTGCCGCAGAGGCCCCGCAGCTGATGGCGCTGAAGCAGCGCGGCGTGACGATCGATGCGGTCGCCATCCGCGACACCGCGCCCGCCGCCACCCAGTTTCTGAGCGATTATGGCGACCCCTATCGCGCGATCGGGGACGACCGGGAAAGCCGGTTTCAGCTGTCGCTGGGATCGGCGGGCGTTCCCGAAACCTTTGTCGTCGATGCAGGCGGCGTCATCCGTGCCCAGCATATCGGGCCGATCCGCGACGAGGATGTGCCGAAGCTGATCGCCGCGCTGGAGGCCGCACGATGA